In Daphnia magna isolate NIES linkage group LG7, ASM2063170v1.1, whole genome shotgun sequence, a single genomic region encodes these proteins:
- the LOC116927329 gene encoding transcriptional repressor p66-beta isoform X5 has protein sequence METEDDSPVVDLSVRKPAETVNQQREQHPFKFDLTDLPQDLSVHRSHFSALSGTNPTPAHGGAGFSGNGNGISRSALSPLPVQAHLQSPFIPLHHRSGGVTPTNKNPWPKDEIQVTRIEKPKDRDVSKEIDRPMKDEIEVVHLKDGSRSSSRRSFRPLSIRPENNQLPYNVKNSDEGRVNGYSNGYGSASDMEINDELPDDDDLSDDAMDGNLEDLPMPPSPARKEITETERLESQLLIQRLQAELRTEEMRLVLLKKIRQTQLLAAQQQQQQQQQQQQQQQQQQQQQQQQQQQHQQQQQQQQQQQQQQQANLTIASNSHDVKTGSPANSTKQPHPAHLSILSPQQQHHNLHGASHLKSSSKNNSHINSSPSSRNSSNSQNSSRHATNVANMAMSLLQQQQQQQQQQQQQQQQQQGHRGTSSSVLSPLMQHQQLQHHQQQLLRNSTGLLAHSRAPITTPPNVVMGLAIGSGAPSPSSPNVQGHDKRDNVRNNTSSPNVAQSSSSSTLGLYHHSSASSSRQTEDPQTAAQRQAAAKLALRKQLEKTLLQIPPPKPPPPEMHFIPNPNNTEFIYLLGLEAVVDRLTQGADHPTPPVPFICSQCGTDFSSLWKWDKAATLEKPAVMCDQCVTNNVKKALKAEHTNRLKTAFVRALQQEQEIEQRLAQGGNISPPIPHHQMPAPSHPSVSVHSKAYDSLPASTQIIPFSTKSINSGPPAPAHSPLVGSHSAVSLSIAVGKDRLERERDREREREREREIREHRERERERDRERERERERERERERERNENREREKERQANAAAAAAAAASASFDFSKMPDPTKLFGHQMSAMQNALQAQLLRGMGLPSGSTSMSSHAHNPLLNPFSSLLYPYQLAMAASAAQAAAQGRGSSGGGAGGAGGSGNSNRDNSAAAFTAASLAELQRQYLLDMLPHLPNMAAAAASSAGSRSSQGQSQGHGDGRPNWKS, from the exons ATGGAAACCGAAGACGATTCACCGGTTGTTGATCTTTCTGTCAG GAAACCGGCAGAGACCGTGAATCAACAACGCGAGCAACACCCCTTCAAGTTTGATTTGACTGATCTGCCTCAGGACTTGTCCGTCCATCGCAGCCATTTCAGCGCCCTATCTGGTACCAATCCAACACCTGCTCACGGAGGAGCGGGATTCAGTGGCAATGGCAATGGCATTAGTCGTAGCGCTTTGAGTCCTCTTCCCGTTCAGGCTCACTTACAGTCCCCGTTCATTCCACTTCACCATCGATCTGGAGGAGTCACCCCAACCAACAAAAATCCTTGGCCAAAAGACGAAATCCAG GTGACACGCATCGAAAAGCCTAAAGATCGCGACGTCAGTAAAGAAATTGATCGGCCTATGAAAGATGAAATTGAAGTAGTTCACCTAAAAGATGGATCACGTTCGTCTAGCAGACGGTCATTTCGCCCTCTTTCAATACGCCCGGAGAACAACCAATTGCCCTACAATGTGAAAAACTCCGATGAAGGACGTGTTAACGGTTACAGTAATGGTTACGGTAGTGCTAGCGATATGGAGATAAACGATGAATTgcctgatgatgatgatctAAGCGATGACGCCATGGATGGAAACCTGGAAGATTTACCTATGCCACCTTCGCCGGCTAGGAAG GAAATTACTGAAACAGAGAGACTAGAAAGCCAGCTGCTTATACAGAGACTGCAAGCTGAACTGAGGACCGAAGAAATGCGATTGGTACTGCTCAAAAAGATAAGACAGACTCAACTTttagcagctcaacagcagcagcaacaacaacaacagcagcagcagcagcagcagcagcaacaacaacaacaacaacagcagcagcagcagcatcaacaacaacaacaacaacaacagcagcagcagcagcagcaacaggcGAACCTGACAATCGCCTCAAATTCTCACGACGTCAAAACAG gatCGCCAGCAAATAGTACGAAACAGCCTCATCCGGCCCACCTGTCGATTTTGTCGCCCCAACAACAGCACCATAATCTTCACGGAGCATCGCACTTGAAATCAAGCAGCAAAAACAATAGCCACATAAATTCGTCGCCGTCTTCCCGAAATAGTTCAAATTCACAaaattcgtctcgccatgccACCAATGTTGCCAATATGGCAATGAGTTTGctacagcagcaacagcagcagcaacaacaacaacaacaacaacaacaacaacaacagggACATCGCGGCACTAGCAGTAGCGTCTTATCGCCGCTTATGCAGCACCAACAACTTCAGCATCATCAACAACAATTGCTGAGAAACTCGACAG GTTTGCTGGCTCATAGCAGAGCACCCATTACGACTCCTCCCAATGTAGTAATGGGATTAGCTATCGGATCTGGTGCTCCATCGCCTTCGTCTCCTAACGTCCAGGGACACGATAAACGTGATAACGTGCGAAATAACACCTCCTCGCCTAACGTTGCACAGTCGAGCTCATCCAGCACGCTTGGTCTCTATCATCATTCAAGTGCTTCTAGCTCTCGGCAAACTGAAGATCCCCAAACAGCTGCGCAAAGACAAGCGGCTGCCAAGTTAGCTTTAAGAAAGCAATTGGAAAAGACTTTACTTCAG ATTCCTCCACCCAAGCCTCCACCACCTGAAATGCATTTCATCCCCAACCCTAACAACACCGAATTCATCTACTTGTTGGGCTTGGAGGCAGTGGTCGATCGACTAACTCAAGGGGCAGACCATCCAACTCCGCCGGTTCCGTTCATTTGCTCTCAGTGCGGCACAGACTTCTCATCGTTGTGGAAATGGGACAAAGCCGCTACAC TAGAGAAACCAGCCGTGATGTGTGATCAGTGTGTGACAAACAATGTAAAGAAGGCACTGAAAGCAGAACACACCAACAGGCTGAAGACGGCTTTCGTCCGAGCCCTACAACAGGAACAAGAAATCGAACAGCGTCTGGCACAAGGTGGAAACATCAGTCCACCGATTCCACATCATCAGATGCCAGCTCCTTCCCACCCCAGCGTCAGCGTCCATTCCAAAGCGTATGATTCGCTACCGGCGTCCACCCAAATCATCCCTTTCTCCACCAAGTCGATCAACAGCGGCCCACCAGCTCCCGCTCACAGCCCATTAGTGGGATCACACTCTGCTGTAAGCTTGAGCATAGCCGTTGGAAAGGATCGACTAGAACGAGAACGGGATCGTGAGAGAGAGCGCGAAAGAGAACGAGAAATCCGTGAACATcgtgaaagagagagagaacggGATCGTGAAAGAGAACGAGAACGAGAACGAGAACGTGAACGCGAACGTGAACGAAATGAAAATAGAGAACGTGAAAAGGAGAGACAAGCCAATGCAGCCGCGGCGGCTGCTGCCGCCGCATCCGCTAGTTTCGATTTTTCGAAAATGCCTGATCCAACCAAACTATTCGGGCATCAGATGTCTGCGATGCAAAATGCACTGCAAGCCCAATTGCTACGAGGTATGGGATTGCCGTCGGGGTCAACGTCCATGTCAAGTCACGCTCACAACCCTCTTCTGAATCCGTTCTCGTCCTTGCTGTATCCCTATCAACTGGCAATGGCCGCTTCGGCTGCCCAAGCAGCCGCTCAGGGTAGGGGCAGCAGTGGCGGTGGTGCTGGAGGAGCTGGTGGCAGTGGCAACAGCAATCGAGACAATAGCGCAGCAGCTTTCACGGCCGCAAGTCTGGCTGAACTGCAACGCCAATATCTTTTGGACATGCTGCCACACCTGCCTAACATGGCTGCCGCAGCGGCTAGCAGCGCTGGCTCCCGGTCTTCGCAGGGCCAGAGCCAGGGTCACGGCGATGGTCGTCCCAACTGGAAATCCTGA
- the LOC116927329 gene encoding transcriptional repressor p66-beta isoform X2 codes for MSSPEKPDLCDKPIMETEDDSPVVDLSVSRKPAETVNQQREQHPFKFDLTDLPQDLSVHRSHFSALSGTNPTPAHGGAGFSGNGNGISRSALSPLPVQAHLQSPFIPLHHRSGGVTPTNKNPWPKDEIQVTRIEKPKDRDVSKEIDRPMKDEIEVVHLKDGSRSSSRRSFRPLSIRPENNQLPYNVKNSDEGRVNGYSNGYGSASDMEINDELPDDDDLSDDAMDGNLEDLPMPPSPARKEITETERLESQLLIQRLQAELRTEEMRLVLLKKIRQTQLLAAQQQQQQQQQQQQQQQQQQQQQQQQQQQHQQQQQQQQQQQQQQQANLTIASNSHDVKTGSPANSTKQPHPAHLSILSPQQQHHNLHGASHLKSSSKNNSHINSSPSSRNSSNSQNSSRHATNVANMAMSLLQQQQQQQQQQQQQQQQQQGHRGTSSSVLSPLMQHQQLQHHQQQLLRNSTGLLAHSRAPITTPPNVVMGLAIGSGAPSPSSPNVQGHDKRDNVRNNTSSPNVAQSSSSSTLGLYHHSSASSSRQTEDPQTAAQRQAAAKLALRKQLEKTLLQIPPPKPPPPEMHFIPNPNNTEFIYLLGLEAVVDRLTQGADHPTPPVPFICSQCGTDFSSLWKWDKAATQKPAVMCDQCVTNNVKKALKAEHTNRLKTAFVRALQQEQEIEQRLAQGGNISPPIPHHQMPAPSHPSVSVHSKAYDSLPASTQIIPFSTKSINSGPPAPAHSPLVGSHSAVSLSIAVGKDRLERERDREREREREREIREHRERERERDRERERERERERERERERNENREREKERQANAAAAAAAAASASFDFSKMPDPTKLFGHQMSAMQNALQAQLLRGMGLPSGSTSMSSHAHNPLLNPFSSLLYPYQLAMAASAAQAAAQGRGSSGGGAGGAGGSGNSNRDNSAAAFTAASLAELQRQYLLDMLPHLPNMAAAAASSAGSRSSQGQSQGHGDGRPNWKS; via the exons ATGTCATCTCCAG AAAAACCAGATTTGTGTGATAAACCTATTATGGAAACCGAAGACGATTCACCGGTTGTTGATCTTTCTGTCAG TAGGAAACCGGCAGAGACCGTGAATCAACAACGCGAGCAACACCCCTTCAAGTTTGATTTGACTGATCTGCCTCAGGACTTGTCCGTCCATCGCAGCCATTTCAGCGCCCTATCTGGTACCAATCCAACACCTGCTCACGGAGGAGCGGGATTCAGTGGCAATGGCAATGGCATTAGTCGTAGCGCTTTGAGTCCTCTTCCCGTTCAGGCTCACTTACAGTCCCCGTTCATTCCACTTCACCATCGATCTGGAGGAGTCACCCCAACCAACAAAAATCCTTGGCCAAAAGACGAAATCCAG GTGACACGCATCGAAAAGCCTAAAGATCGCGACGTCAGTAAAGAAATTGATCGGCCTATGAAAGATGAAATTGAAGTAGTTCACCTAAAAGATGGATCACGTTCGTCTAGCAGACGGTCATTTCGCCCTCTTTCAATACGCCCGGAGAACAACCAATTGCCCTACAATGTGAAAAACTCCGATGAAGGACGTGTTAACGGTTACAGTAATGGTTACGGTAGTGCTAGCGATATGGAGATAAACGATGAATTgcctgatgatgatgatctAAGCGATGACGCCATGGATGGAAACCTGGAAGATTTACCTATGCCACCTTCGCCGGCTAGGAAG GAAATTACTGAAACAGAGAGACTAGAAAGCCAGCTGCTTATACAGAGACTGCAAGCTGAACTGAGGACCGAAGAAATGCGATTGGTACTGCTCAAAAAGATAAGACAGACTCAACTTttagcagctcaacagcagcagcaacaacaacaacagcagcagcagcagcagcagcagcaacaacaacaacaacaacagcagcagcagcagcatcaacaacaacaacaacaacaacagcagcagcagcagcagcaacaggcGAACCTGACAATCGCCTCAAATTCTCACGACGTCAAAACAG gatCGCCAGCAAATAGTACGAAACAGCCTCATCCGGCCCACCTGTCGATTTTGTCGCCCCAACAACAGCACCATAATCTTCACGGAGCATCGCACTTGAAATCAAGCAGCAAAAACAATAGCCACATAAATTCGTCGCCGTCTTCCCGAAATAGTTCAAATTCACAaaattcgtctcgccatgccACCAATGTTGCCAATATGGCAATGAGTTTGctacagcagcaacagcagcagcaacaacaacaacaacaacaacaacaacaacaacagggACATCGCGGCACTAGCAGTAGCGTCTTATCGCCGCTTATGCAGCACCAACAACTTCAGCATCATCAACAACAATTGCTGAGAAACTCGACAG GTTTGCTGGCTCATAGCAGAGCACCCATTACGACTCCTCCCAATGTAGTAATGGGATTAGCTATCGGATCTGGTGCTCCATCGCCTTCGTCTCCTAACGTCCAGGGACACGATAAACGTGATAACGTGCGAAATAACACCTCCTCGCCTAACGTTGCACAGTCGAGCTCATCCAGCACGCTTGGTCTCTATCATCATTCAAGTGCTTCTAGCTCTCGGCAAACTGAAGATCCCCAAACAGCTGCGCAAAGACAAGCGGCTGCCAAGTTAGCTTTAAGAAAGCAATTGGAAAAGACTTTACTTCAG ATTCCTCCACCCAAGCCTCCACCACCTGAAATGCATTTCATCCCCAACCCTAACAACACCGAATTCATCTACTTGTTGGGCTTGGAGGCAGTGGTCGATCGACTAACTCAAGGGGCAGACCATCCAACTCCGCCGGTTCCGTTCATTTGCTCTCAGTGCGGCACAGACTTCTCATCGTTGTGGAAATGGGACAAAGCCGCTACAC AGAAACCAGCCGTGATGTGTGATCAGTGTGTGACAAACAATGTAAAGAAGGCACTGAAAGCAGAACACACCAACAGGCTGAAGACGGCTTTCGTCCGAGCCCTACAACAGGAACAAGAAATCGAACAGCGTCTGGCACAAGGTGGAAACATCAGTCCACCGATTCCACATCATCAGATGCCAGCTCCTTCCCACCCCAGCGTCAGCGTCCATTCCAAAGCGTATGATTCGCTACCGGCGTCCACCCAAATCATCCCTTTCTCCACCAAGTCGATCAACAGCGGCCCACCAGCTCCCGCTCACAGCCCATTAGTGGGATCACACTCTGCTGTAAGCTTGAGCATAGCCGTTGGAAAGGATCGACTAGAACGAGAACGGGATCGTGAGAGAGAGCGCGAAAGAGAACGAGAAATCCGTGAACATcgtgaaagagagagagaacggGATCGTGAAAGAGAACGAGAACGAGAACGAGAACGTGAACGCGAACGTGAACGAAATGAAAATAGAGAACGTGAAAAGGAGAGACAAGCCAATGCAGCCGCGGCGGCTGCTGCCGCCGCATCCGCTAGTTTCGATTTTTCGAAAATGCCTGATCCAACCAAACTATTCGGGCATCAGATGTCTGCGATGCAAAATGCACTGCAAGCCCAATTGCTACGAGGTATGGGATTGCCGTCGGGGTCAACGTCCATGTCAAGTCACGCTCACAACCCTCTTCTGAATCCGTTCTCGTCCTTGCTGTATCCCTATCAACTGGCAATGGCCGCTTCGGCTGCCCAAGCAGCCGCTCAGGGTAGGGGCAGCAGTGGCGGTGGTGCTGGAGGAGCTGGTGGCAGTGGCAACAGCAATCGAGACAATAGCGCAGCAGCTTTCACGGCCGCAAGTCTGGCTGAACTGCAACGCCAATATCTTTTGGACATGCTGCCACACCTGCCTAACATGGCTGCCGCAGCGGCTAGCAGCGCTGGCTCCCGGTCTTCGCAGGGCCAGAGCCAGGGTCACGGCGATGGTCGTCCCAACTGGAAATCCTGA
- the LOC116927329 gene encoding transcriptional repressor p66-beta isoform X3 has protein sequence MSSPEKPDLCDKPIMETEDDSPVVDLSVRKPAETVNQQREQHPFKFDLTDLPQDLSVHRSHFSALSGTNPTPAHGGAGFSGNGNGISRSALSPLPVQAHLQSPFIPLHHRSGGVTPTNKNPWPKDEIQVTRIEKPKDRDVSKEIDRPMKDEIEVVHLKDGSRSSSRRSFRPLSIRPENNQLPYNVKNSDEGRVNGYSNGYGSASDMEINDELPDDDDLSDDAMDGNLEDLPMPPSPARKEITETERLESQLLIQRLQAELRTEEMRLVLLKKIRQTQLLAAQQQQQQQQQQQQQQQQQQQQQQQQQQQHQQQQQQQQQQQQQQQANLTIASNSHDVKTGSPANSTKQPHPAHLSILSPQQQHHNLHGASHLKSSSKNNSHINSSPSSRNSSNSQNSSRHATNVANMAMSLLQQQQQQQQQQQQQQQQQQGHRGTSSSVLSPLMQHQQLQHHQQQLLRNSTGLLAHSRAPITTPPNVVMGLAIGSGAPSPSSPNVQGHDKRDNVRNNTSSPNVAQSSSSSTLGLYHHSSASSSRQTEDPQTAAQRQAAAKLALRKQLEKTLLQIPPPKPPPPEMHFIPNPNNTEFIYLLGLEAVVDRLTQGADHPTPPVPFICSQCGTDFSSLWKWDKAATLEKPAVMCDQCVTNNVKKALKAEHTNRLKTAFVRALQQEQEIEQRLAQGGNISPPIPHHQMPAPSHPSVSVHSKAYDSLPASTQIIPFSTKSINSGPPAPAHSPLVGSHSAVSLSIAVGKDRLERERDREREREREREIREHRERERERDRERERERERERERERERNENREREKERQANAAAAAAAAASASFDFSKMPDPTKLFGHQMSAMQNALQAQLLRGMGLPSGSTSMSSHAHNPLLNPFSSLLYPYQLAMAASAAQAAAQGRGSSGGGAGGAGGSGNSNRDNSAAAFTAASLAELQRQYLLDMLPHLPNMAAAAASSAGSRSSQGQSQGHGDGRPNWKS, from the exons ATGTCATCTCCAG AAAAACCAGATTTGTGTGATAAACCTATTATGGAAACCGAAGACGATTCACCGGTTGTTGATCTTTCTGTCAG GAAACCGGCAGAGACCGTGAATCAACAACGCGAGCAACACCCCTTCAAGTTTGATTTGACTGATCTGCCTCAGGACTTGTCCGTCCATCGCAGCCATTTCAGCGCCCTATCTGGTACCAATCCAACACCTGCTCACGGAGGAGCGGGATTCAGTGGCAATGGCAATGGCATTAGTCGTAGCGCTTTGAGTCCTCTTCCCGTTCAGGCTCACTTACAGTCCCCGTTCATTCCACTTCACCATCGATCTGGAGGAGTCACCCCAACCAACAAAAATCCTTGGCCAAAAGACGAAATCCAG GTGACACGCATCGAAAAGCCTAAAGATCGCGACGTCAGTAAAGAAATTGATCGGCCTATGAAAGATGAAATTGAAGTAGTTCACCTAAAAGATGGATCACGTTCGTCTAGCAGACGGTCATTTCGCCCTCTTTCAATACGCCCGGAGAACAACCAATTGCCCTACAATGTGAAAAACTCCGATGAAGGACGTGTTAACGGTTACAGTAATGGTTACGGTAGTGCTAGCGATATGGAGATAAACGATGAATTgcctgatgatgatgatctAAGCGATGACGCCATGGATGGAAACCTGGAAGATTTACCTATGCCACCTTCGCCGGCTAGGAAG GAAATTACTGAAACAGAGAGACTAGAAAGCCAGCTGCTTATACAGAGACTGCAAGCTGAACTGAGGACCGAAGAAATGCGATTGGTACTGCTCAAAAAGATAAGACAGACTCAACTTttagcagctcaacagcagcagcaacaacaacaacagcagcagcagcagcagcagcagcaacaacaacaacaacaacagcagcagcagcagcatcaacaacaacaacaacaacaacagcagcagcagcagcagcaacaggcGAACCTGACAATCGCCTCAAATTCTCACGACGTCAAAACAG gatCGCCAGCAAATAGTACGAAACAGCCTCATCCGGCCCACCTGTCGATTTTGTCGCCCCAACAACAGCACCATAATCTTCACGGAGCATCGCACTTGAAATCAAGCAGCAAAAACAATAGCCACATAAATTCGTCGCCGTCTTCCCGAAATAGTTCAAATTCACAaaattcgtctcgccatgccACCAATGTTGCCAATATGGCAATGAGTTTGctacagcagcaacagcagcagcaacaacaacaacaacaacaacaacaacaacaacagggACATCGCGGCACTAGCAGTAGCGTCTTATCGCCGCTTATGCAGCACCAACAACTTCAGCATCATCAACAACAATTGCTGAGAAACTCGACAG GTTTGCTGGCTCATAGCAGAGCACCCATTACGACTCCTCCCAATGTAGTAATGGGATTAGCTATCGGATCTGGTGCTCCATCGCCTTCGTCTCCTAACGTCCAGGGACACGATAAACGTGATAACGTGCGAAATAACACCTCCTCGCCTAACGTTGCACAGTCGAGCTCATCCAGCACGCTTGGTCTCTATCATCATTCAAGTGCTTCTAGCTCTCGGCAAACTGAAGATCCCCAAACAGCTGCGCAAAGACAAGCGGCTGCCAAGTTAGCTTTAAGAAAGCAATTGGAAAAGACTTTACTTCAG ATTCCTCCACCCAAGCCTCCACCACCTGAAATGCATTTCATCCCCAACCCTAACAACACCGAATTCATCTACTTGTTGGGCTTGGAGGCAGTGGTCGATCGACTAACTCAAGGGGCAGACCATCCAACTCCGCCGGTTCCGTTCATTTGCTCTCAGTGCGGCACAGACTTCTCATCGTTGTGGAAATGGGACAAAGCCGCTACAC TAGAGAAACCAGCCGTGATGTGTGATCAGTGTGTGACAAACAATGTAAAGAAGGCACTGAAAGCAGAACACACCAACAGGCTGAAGACGGCTTTCGTCCGAGCCCTACAACAGGAACAAGAAATCGAACAGCGTCTGGCACAAGGTGGAAACATCAGTCCACCGATTCCACATCATCAGATGCCAGCTCCTTCCCACCCCAGCGTCAGCGTCCATTCCAAAGCGTATGATTCGCTACCGGCGTCCACCCAAATCATCCCTTTCTCCACCAAGTCGATCAACAGCGGCCCACCAGCTCCCGCTCACAGCCCATTAGTGGGATCACACTCTGCTGTAAGCTTGAGCATAGCCGTTGGAAAGGATCGACTAGAACGAGAACGGGATCGTGAGAGAGAGCGCGAAAGAGAACGAGAAATCCGTGAACATcgtgaaagagagagagaacggGATCGTGAAAGAGAACGAGAACGAGAACGAGAACGTGAACGCGAACGTGAACGAAATGAAAATAGAGAACGTGAAAAGGAGAGACAAGCCAATGCAGCCGCGGCGGCTGCTGCCGCCGCATCCGCTAGTTTCGATTTTTCGAAAATGCCTGATCCAACCAAACTATTCGGGCATCAGATGTCTGCGATGCAAAATGCACTGCAAGCCCAATTGCTACGAGGTATGGGATTGCCGTCGGGGTCAACGTCCATGTCAAGTCACGCTCACAACCCTCTTCTGAATCCGTTCTCGTCCTTGCTGTATCCCTATCAACTGGCAATGGCCGCTTCGGCTGCCCAAGCAGCCGCTCAGGGTAGGGGCAGCAGTGGCGGTGGTGCTGGAGGAGCTGGTGGCAGTGGCAACAGCAATCGAGACAATAGCGCAGCAGCTTTCACGGCCGCAAGTCTGGCTGAACTGCAACGCCAATATCTTTTGGACATGCTGCCACACCTGCCTAACATGGCTGCCGCAGCGGCTAGCAGCGCTGGCTCCCGGTCTTCGCAGGGCCAGAGCCAGGGTCACGGCGATGGTCGTCCCAACTGGAAATCCTGA